One genomic window of Rissa tridactyla isolate bRisTri1 unplaced genomic scaffold, bRisTri1.patW.cur.20221130 scaffold_29, whole genome shotgun sequence includes the following:
- the LOC128903254 gene encoding olfactory receptor 14J1-like, which yields LHYGTLLGSRACVHMAAAAWGSGFLNALLHTANTFSLPLCQGNALDQFFCEIPQILKLSCSHSYFRKAGLLVVSACLGFGCFVFIVLSYVQIFRAVLRIPSEQGRHKAFSTCLPHLAIVSLFLSTAVFAHLKPPSISSPALDLVVSVLYSLVPPLS from the exons ctgcactacgggaccctcctgggcagcagagcttgtgtccacatggcagcagctgcctggggcagtgggtttctcaatgctctcctgcacacggccaatacattttccctgcccctctgccagggcaatgccctggaccagttcttctgtgaaatcccccagatcctcaagctctcctgctcacactcctacttcaggaaagctgggcttcttgtggtcagtgcctgtttaggctttggttgttttgtgttcatcgtgctgtcctacgtgcagatcttcagggccgtgctgaggatcccctctgagcagggacggcacaaagccttttccacgtgcctccctcacctggccatcgtctccctgtttctcagcactgccgtgtttgcccacctcaagcccccctccatctcctccccagctctagacctggtggtgtcagtcctgtactcattggtgcctcca ctCTCCTAA